A stretch of Planctomycetaceae bacterium DNA encodes these proteins:
- a CDS encoding serpin family protein → MHRQLSEVVARSHRWQSTERPATRLLIGFSLLLAVVAATTEAFSARPTCNPDEVRTAERTQVRMSQASNQFGLDLYQQIISKEGPNQNVFFSPYSVSTALMMAASGAVDETADEMRRVMRLPNDHFDVNAAMAALSNNLMSTRECDLNIANAIWADTSFDIRPPFAAILNRHFGTGGPFSVDFRHQSESVRQEINSWVEDRTNRRIRDLLSKGSVSPATRMVLVNAIYFRGDWSVQFDRSLTKPRPFLLADGTKIDVPTMSIRSHGEARYAAFHSDGSFFETPRMIPMSRRSPNGEPEEVQFYPADGFSMAELPYEGNTLSMVLIAPSQIDSLNRIESMLTEENLTSWVSRLVKRPTNIDLPKLKLETGYTLAQGGLSASGMLPSMGIKRVFTAGQSQLDAMTSEEIHFDTVVHKAFLEVDEKGTEAAAATAFVGVGPTSVQSKRPFTPTFKADRPFLMIIRDRKSGCVLFMGRIQNPMQ, encoded by the coding sequence ATGCACCGTCAATTATCCGAAGTCGTCGCCCGCAGTCACCGATGGCAATCTACCGAACGGCCCGCGACCCGACTCCTTATTGGATTCAGCCTGCTGCTTGCCGTCGTTGCAGCGACGACAGAAGCCTTCTCCGCCCGTCCCACATGCAATCCCGACGAAGTCCGCACGGCAGAACGGACTCAAGTCCGGATGTCACAGGCAAGTAACCAGTTCGGGCTCGACCTGTACCAGCAGATCATTTCGAAGGAAGGTCCGAATCAGAATGTTTTCTTCTCTCCGTATTCCGTATCCACAGCGTTGATGATGGCGGCATCTGGTGCGGTTGATGAAACAGCAGACGAGATGCGAAGAGTCATGCGGCTGCCGAACGATCACTTCGACGTGAACGCAGCGATGGCTGCTCTGTCTAACAATCTTATGAGCACACGTGAGTGTGATTTGAATATTGCAAACGCAATCTGGGCGGATACTTCGTTTGATATCCGTCCACCGTTTGCGGCAATTCTCAATCGTCATTTTGGAACCGGCGGACCGTTTTCCGTCGACTTCCGCCATCAATCAGAATCTGTCCGGCAGGAGATCAACTCCTGGGTCGAAGACCGAACCAATCGCCGGATCAGGGACTTGTTATCAAAAGGCTCAGTAAGTCCTGCGACAAGAATGGTTCTGGTGAATGCCATCTATTTTCGCGGAGACTGGTCCGTTCAGTTCGATAGGAGTCTGACGAAGCCCAGACCGTTTCTGCTGGCCGATGGAACAAAGATTGACGTCCCGACAATGTCAATCCGTTCTCATGGCGAAGCAAGATACGCAGCATTCCATTCCGACGGTTCGTTCTTTGAGACACCTCGCATGATTCCGATGAGTCGCCGTTCCCCGAATGGGGAGCCTGAGGAAGTACAATTCTATCCGGCGGATGGCTTCAGCATGGCAGAGTTGCCTTATGAAGGAAACACCTTATCGATGGTCCTGATTGCCCCTTCGCAGATCGATAGTCTGAATCGGATTGAATCGATGCTGACGGAGGAGAACCTCACTTCCTGGGTGTCTCGACTGGTGAAACGGCCGACCAATATTGACCTGCCAAAACTGAAACTGGAAACCGGTTACACTCTCGCTCAGGGAGGCCTTTCCGCGTCGGGTATGCTTCCATCGATGGGGATAAAGCGTGTTTTCACGGCAGGCCAGTCTCAGCTGGATGCAATGACCTCCGAAGAAATTCACTTTGACACGGTCGTCCATAAGGCGTTTCTGGAAGTTGACGAGAAAGGGACCGAGGCAGCTGCCGCAACGGCATTTGTTGGTGTTGGACCGACCAGTGTCCAGTCAAAACGGCCATTCACCCCCACGTTTAAAGCGGATCGACCGTTCCTGATGATCATCCGGGATCGCAAATCGGGGTGTGTTCTCTTCATGGGCCGTATCCAAAATCCGATGCAGTAG
- a CDS encoding dihydrodipicolinate synthase family protein translates to MTIQGIVPPLVTPLADRDTLDRAGLERLIESQIEASVDGLFILGTTGEGPSLSENLRREMIAETTRVLRGRVPLYVGITDTSLVDAIRLASFACDNGAHSVVAAPPFYFPAGQTELRHWFTELANDSPLPLILYNMPSCVRIVIELDTLTALIQHDNIVGLKDSSGDLDYFGQSIQIASQNRPGWPVLMGPEALLIDAMKLGAVGGVTGGANLCPKLFTDLLAAIQAEDTQAMKRLQQTVVELQTLYTFGKYGSSYLKGLKCALELKGLCSGLLAAPFDVFKPPERARVQEWLAGFESRTSAVQ, encoded by the coding sequence ATGACTATCCAGGGCATCGTTCCACCACTGGTCACGCCACTTGCAGACAGAGATACACTGGATCGAGCCGGGTTAGAGCGATTAATCGAGTCGCAGATCGAAGCCAGTGTCGACGGGTTGTTCATTCTGGGGACGACCGGTGAGGGTCCGAGCCTGAGTGAAAATCTTCGCCGCGAAATGATCGCCGAAACGACTCGCGTCCTTCGTGGACGTGTTCCTTTATACGTAGGCATCACGGATACGTCTCTGGTCGATGCGATCCGGCTGGCGTCGTTTGCCTGCGATAATGGAGCTCACTCCGTCGTGGCCGCTCCTCCTTTTTATTTCCCGGCTGGCCAGACAGAACTTCGGCACTGGTTTACCGAACTGGCCAACGATTCGCCGCTGCCACTGATCCTTTACAACATGCCATCCTGCGTTCGCATTGTGATTGAGCTCGATACGCTGACGGCATTGATCCAACACGACAACATCGTCGGGTTAAAAGATAGTTCCGGCGATCTGGACTACTTCGGTCAGTCCATTCAAATCGCCAGTCAGAACAGACCAGGCTGGCCCGTTCTGATGGGACCGGAGGCACTGCTCATCGATGCCATGAAACTGGGGGCCGTTGGCGGAGTTACAGGAGGCGCGAATCTTTGTCCAAAGCTGTTCACAGATTTGCTGGCAGCCATTCAGGCAGAGGACACGCAGGCCATGAAACGACTTCAGCAGACCGTTGTCGAATTGCAGACACTGTACACCTTTGGCAAATACGGTTCGTCGTACCTGAAAGGCCTGAAGTGTGCTCTGGAGCTGAAGGGGCTTTGCTCTGGCCTACTCGCCGCGCCGTTTGATGTGTTCAAGCCACCTGAACGCGCAAGAGTTCAGGAATGGCTGGCTGGATTCGAATCCCGCACCAGCGCAGTCCAGTAA